A window from Theobroma cacao cultivar B97-61/B2 chromosome 3, Criollo_cocoa_genome_V2, whole genome shotgun sequence encodes these proteins:
- the LOC18605526 gene encoding uncharacterized protein LOC18605526 isoform X1 — protein sequence MDSHVPSDRNDPWTNEKHVHFLNSMEAWFVRTMLENDGRHNLRLDRHLPDSSESTLDCKPNQTRKKHATSVDFIGTTGSKRKGRPDKRARRPPSKPHDSSQDQVVPQIENRTGDKDEEDLPNVPVASMAPAN from the exons ATGGACTCGCACGTGCCCAGCGACCGGAATGATCCGTGGACGAACGAGAAGCATGTGCACTTCTTGAACTCCATGGAGGCATGGTTCGTCCGTACAATGCTAGAGAACGACGGTCGCCATAATCTCCGTCTGGACCGTCACTTGCCAGACAGCTCTGAGTCGACTCTCGATTGCAAACCAAACCAGACGAGAAAAAAGCATGCCACTTCAG TAGATTTTATTGGCACAACTGGAAGCAAAAGGAAGGGTAGGCCTGACAAAAGAGCAAGGAGACCACCATCTAAGCCGCATGATTCATCACAAGATCAG GTGGTCCCACAGATTGAAAACCGAACAGGAGATAAAGATGAGGAAGACCTCCCCAATGTGCCAGTTGCATCCATGGCGCCAGCAAACTGA
- the LOC18605526 gene encoding uncharacterized protein LOC18605526 isoform X2 encodes MDSHVPSDRNDPWTNEKHVHFLNSMEAWFVRTMLENDGRHNLRLDRHLPDSSESTLDCKPNQTRKKHATSDFIGTTGSKRKGRPDKRARRPPSKPHDSSQDQVVPQIENRTGDKDEEDLPNVPVASMAPAN; translated from the exons ATGGACTCGCACGTGCCCAGCGACCGGAATGATCCGTGGACGAACGAGAAGCATGTGCACTTCTTGAACTCCATGGAGGCATGGTTCGTCCGTACAATGCTAGAGAACGACGGTCGCCATAATCTCCGTCTGGACCGTCACTTGCCAGACAGCTCTGAGTCGACTCTCGATTGCAAACCAAACCAGACGAGAAAAAAGCATGCCACTTCAG ATTTTATTGGCACAACTGGAAGCAAAAGGAAGGGTAGGCCTGACAAAAGAGCAAGGAGACCACCATCTAAGCCGCATGATTCATCACAAGATCAG GTGGTCCCACAGATTGAAAACCGAACAGGAGATAAAGATGAGGAAGACCTCCCCAATGTGCCAGTTGCATCCATGGCGCCAGCAAACTGA
- the LOC18605528 gene encoding cannabidiolic acid synthase produces MKSLRYSTFAFLFAILFSFSWETSALSHERFLHCLSLHSNDPSSISKVIYSQNNHSYSSILESSIQNLRFSTIDTPKPLVIITPLHASHIQATIQCSRKHGLQIRSRSGGHDLEGLSYVSEVPFVLIDLVNLRSIDVNAENSVAWVEAGATLGELYFRIAEKSKTLAFPAGNCHTIGVGGHFSGGGYGGLLRKYGLAADNIIDAHLIDANGRILDRKSMGEDLFWAIRGGGGGSYGIVLDWKLKLVPVPATVTVFSVTKTLEQNATELIHRWQYVAHKLPNDIFLAVTIRRVNSGQEGKDTIQAVFAALFLGGVDNLVSLMEKRFPELGVVKQDCIEMSCIESFLYFGQFPLERLEILLDRTAVNKTLFKVKSDYVKEPIPKIVFEGMWQRFYEEEGKYGVIILIPYGGKMDEIPETETPFAHRAGNMYKIIYNVGRAEEENLEFQKYINWIRRFYRHMTPYVSKSPRETYVNYRDLDIGVNNKGNTSYAQASIWGFKYFKNNFKKLVHVKTLADPENFFKHEQSIPPLLSW; encoded by the coding sequence ATGAAGTCCCTTCGTTACTCAACATTTGCCTTTCTTTTTGCTATTCTCTTCTCATTTTCATGGGAGACCTCAGCTCTGTCACATGAGAGATTTCTTCATTGTCTTTCCCTTCATTCCAACGACCCATCTTCTATTTCTAAAGTCATTTACTCACAAAACAATCATTCATATTCATCTATTTTGGAATCCTCCATTCAAAATCTTAGGTTTTCCACGATAGATACCCCAAAGCCTTTAGTCATTATTACTCCCTTGCATGCATCTCATATCCAAGCAACAATTCAGTGTTCGAGAAAACACGGCTTGCAAATTCGTTCTCGAAGTGGTGGTCATGATCTTGAGGGTCTTTCTTATGTTTCTGAAGTTCCCTTTGTCCTCATTGATTTAGTTAATCTTCGATCAATTGATGTCAACGCTGAAAATAGTGTTGCATGGGTTGAAGCAGGGGCTACCTTAGGTGAACTATATTTTAGGATTGCTGAAAAAAGTAAAACTCTTGCCTTTCCAGCCGGAAATTGCCATACTATTGGTGTTGGTGGCCATTTTAGTGGAGGAGGTTATGGTGGATTGCTCAGAAAATATGGTCTTGCCGCTGATAACATTATTGATGCTCACTTAATTGATGCTAATGGAAGGATTCTTGACAGAAAATCCATGGGAGAAGATTTGTTTTGGGCGATCCGAGGAGGTGGAGGAGGTAGCTATGGAATTGTCCTTGATTGGAAATTAAAGTTGGTTCCTGTTCCAGCAACAGTGACTGTTTTCTCAGTCACAAAGACCTTGGAACAGAATGCAACCGAACTTATCCATCGTTGGCAATATGTTGCACACAAGCTTCCTAATGATATATTCCTTGCTGTGACCATAAGAAGGGTAAATTCTGGTCAAGAAGGAAAGGATACAATTCAAGCTGTGTTTGCTGCATTGTTTTTGGGTGGGGTTGATAATCTTGTTTCATTGATGGAAAAAAGATTTCCGGAGCTTGGAGTTGTGAAACAAGACTGCATTGAAATGAGTTGTATTGAGTCATTTCTATACTTTGGTCAATTCCCGTTAGAACGCTTGGAGATTTTACTTGATAGGACTGCGGTTAACAAAACTCTTTTCAAAGTAAAATCTGACTATGTGAAGGAACCTATTCCGAAAATTGTATTTGAAGGGATGTGGCAAAGGTTCTATGAAGAAGAAGGGAAATATGGCGTAATTATCTTGATACCTTACGGGGGGAAAATGGATGAGATTCCAGAGACTGAAACTCCATTCGCACATAGAGCTGGCAACATGTACAAAATCATATACAATGTTGGTCgagcagaagaagaaaatttggaATTTCAAAAGTACATAAATTGGATCAGAAGATTTTACCGCCACATGACTCCTTACGTTTCAAAATCTCCACGAGAAACATATGTCAACTATAGGGATCTGGACATTGGAGTTAATAATAAAGGCAATACAAGTTATGCACAAGCTAGCATTTGgggttttaaatattttaagaataaCTTCAAGAAGTTGGTGCATGTGAAGACATTGGCTGATCCTGAGAATTTTTTCAAGCACGAACAAAGCATCCCTCCTCTTTTGTCTTGGTAG
- the LOC108661182 gene encoding cannabidiolic acid synthase-like produces MLTEGFSHSLVWITIRGCTRIPLTALVYNNRDEHERDPRRVRRXPATVTGCIVSKTLEQNAIKLVHRWQYIAHKLPDETYSSVALRRVNSSQDGKKTVLASFRLFFLGGVDELVPLMQERFSELGLVKEDCTEMSWIESILYFGQIRNKSLDVLLDRTFQSPLVSPAFKAKSDYVKEPVPEIALEGLWSKLYEEEAKSAGVLFVAYGGEMDEIPETATPFPHRAGNLYKILYAVGWQKEDNKNSQRYVSWIRRVYSYMSSFVSKSPREAYINYRDLDIGTNNKDNTSYAQASVWGHKYFKNNFDKLISVKTMIDPENFFRHEQSIPPLLSRWKKRGN; encoded by the exons ATGCTTACAGAAGgattttctcattcattggtgtggatcaccattagaggttGCACAAGGATTCCTTTGACAGCTTTGGTTTACAACAACCGGGATGAG CATGAAAGAGATCCTAGGAGGGTGAGGCGTNTTCCAGCAACTGTGACTGGATGCATCGTTAGCAAAACGTTAGAACAAAATGCGATCAAACTTGTCCACCGTTGGCAATATATTGCACACAAGCTGCCTGACGAAACATACTCCTCGGTTGCCTTAAGAAGAGTGAATTCTAGTCAAGATGGGAAAAAGACTGTTCTAGCTTCCTTTAGATTATTCTTTCTCGGTGGCGTTGATGAGCTTGTTCCATTGATGCAAGAGAGATTTTCGGAGCTTGGACTAGTAAAGGAAGATTGCACTGAAATGAGTTGGATTGAATCTATTCTCTACTTTGGCCAAATTAGGAATAAATCCTTGGATGTTTTACTTGATAGGACTTTTCAAAGTCCTCTCGTTAGTCCAGCCTTCAAAGCAAAATCTGACTACGTAAAGGAACCTGTTCCTGAAATTGCGTTAGAAGGGCTATGGTCAAAGCTTTATGAGGAAGAAGCAAAATCTGCCGGTGTACTTTTTGTGGCTTATGGGGGGGAAATGGATGAGATTCCAGAGACTGCAACTCCATTTCCGCATAGAGCTGGCAACTTATACAAAATCTTATACGCTGTAGGTTGGCAAAAAGAAGACAACAAAAATTCCCAGAGGTACGTAAGTTGGATTAGGAGAGTTTATAGCTATATGAGTTCCTTTGTTTCAAAATCACCTCGAGAGGCATATATCAATTATAGAGATCTTGACATTGGAACTAACAACAAAGATAACACTAGTTATGCACAAGCAAGTGTTTGGGgtcataaatattttaagaataaCTTTGATAAGTTGATAAGTGTGAAAACAATGATTGATCCAGAAAATTTCTTCAGACATGAACAAAGCATCCCTCCACTTTTGTCCAGATGGAAGAAAAGAGGCAATTAG